In the genome of Nakaseomyces glabratus chromosome K, complete sequence, the window GTAAGTGTGCTTGTGCTCATCGCCAACATGTCCACGAGATTGCGCCTCCAGATCCAAAGAACCAGCTTCAATCTTAACCTCAGGAGACTCGCAATCTGGAATACTAACAGTAATCAACAGGTAGTTCTTCTCAGCATCGCTCTCGCTGGACCTCTGCGCCCACGCAACTTCAGGTGTCAATACTTTGGACATCTTCAATTCAACTTGCTTCGTGGTCCTTCCCAACCCCAGCAAATGCAAAGGTCTGGTAAGCACCGTCACCTAAATGTTGGGCCCTTTATATACAAATTTTTCCAGCCAGTTGGGCTCCCTCCCCCCCAGAGAGGCGAGAAATCCCCTTAAGGCCTTTAAAAAGTGAAAACCTTCCAGAAACTTCCTTCaaggcgatgagcttcaatCTGAGCTGAAGTTCATAGCATATAAAAGCTGTGTTTCCAGTACATATGTTTGAAGTGGCAGTAGGTAGTGCGTTGCGGCGGGCGCTGGAATCCGCGGTGGAAGCTGCGGTGGCTGCGGGAGATGGCGATGCGAAGGTGCGATTGCTAGAGCTGATTGAGCGTGGGAGTGTGCCGTGTGGTGAATTGGCTGAGTTGTGTCGAGCTTGGGGTTCCGAGGTGTCAGTTTCAGAGGCGTTGTCTGGGCTAGAGTTCAAGTTCAAGGACAGAGAGACGAGGAAGCCTAGTCCCGAGTTTCAAGCGCAATTGGCTCGGCTGCGTGCATTGCAACAGGAGCAAGAGTACCAGCAGATTGTGAAGAACCGTGATCTTGCCATCACCACTGAGTCAGAAGCAACGCCGGCGCAGATCAACCGTGAGATTAAGGAACAAGTAACGACggttttcaatatcataATCAGTGTCATATCTGTAGTGGTGGCCATCTGGTACTGGTCACGTACGTCAGCTGGTCTGGCTATACACCACAGGATTTTCTTATGCATGTTCTTCGGGATCCTGGTGCTTGTCGCAGAGGTGGTGGTTTACTCTAGCTACCTTTCCAAGATCGAAGAGGCCAAGGCCAGCGAGAAGTCCAAGAAAGAGCATAAAAAGCTGGTCCAAAAGTATGTGTTTTGACCAAAGTAATGTTGTCTGCCCCTGTGTTATCAGCCTGCTTGAAATGAATAATGCACTATCGATTCTTAGTATTTTGCTCTATAAAATGgatatataaatttattttcgTGGTTTTTTAGTATGATGGGGTGGTCGCTAGACTGTTTAATGCTACCATGTCTTAGTTGTGACCGAGGACCTTAGACTCAAATGCATGAACCAATTTCATTGTTTGTTCCAAGAATGTCAAACATAGAATGGTATGTGGCCCAATTCTGAAAACTTGTGCTTCGAAACCCTTGTATAAGGCAGTGATACCTTCAATCTTGACGGTCTTCACCAAACAGTCAATTGGACCCTTGTACAGGTCTCCCTTTTGGTTATATATTCTGGTTAGGATAACGTCCCATGGATTCATCACCACTGCGACACCGAGACCCGAGATGGTACTGGCTGTCAAATGTAGAGATGGGCCATCTTCCATGATATCGTTTCTTAGCAAGAAGTTCTTTGCAGTGTTGTAGATCGGCAGTTGCACAGAAGACCCAGCACCTGTTCTTAGGATTGCGGCATCGATACCACGGAACAGGCCTTTAACACCTTCCGTCATGTAAATGGTCTTCAAACCGTTCCACACACCAGTGTAATGTGTCTGTTCACCAATCTTGATTGCATTAGAGTAAGACTGCAGTCTTGTCTTCACCAAGAACAATGGCGAACCCATGACTGCACCGATAATACCAGAGGCGGCACCTGCAAACACGTTGATACCAACACTTTGAACTTTGTGAGATTCCTGGTCTGGATAAAAAGTCTTGTTCATCACAGCTCTGATAGGCTCATAGAAACCCAAACGGGACCCATTTAATGCAATCTGGTAAATGTACGCAGCCACTAGACCCTTCTGAAGACCTCTGATACCTTCATTTCTAAACACAACACCCATAGCCTGGAATGGGTTGGTGTATATCCTCTGGTTCGCAGCCATTAGCTCACCTTGTAACTGCATCCGTATCTTCACCACTTCAATTGGGTTAGTCACAGTCACAGCTATACACGCCGCGAGTCCACCCGCGGTGAAGGAACCAAACTTGCTCACTTTCTGAGCAGCACTCTTCTGAATCTTGTCCTCACCTTTAGCCATTTTGAACTCGTTTGTATTGTTTCtttaaagaatattatgTCTATGATTTCTGTGTAGTTTACAATAATATAAACTTTTCCAAGTCGgaatgcgatgagctgcgTAGTGCGAACAAACTATAAAGATATAtgtttgaaataaaagtCAAGAGAAGAGATAAACTCAAGGGTCCTAGCCATTGCTTATATACCAAGTTGAACCACCATTGTGCTTCCTagattaattttttttttttcattccCTTCCACACATTATATTACAAGAAATCAGTCATTTTGAAGTAATCATCAAGTGTGGGAGCGGAACCGGTCACCCTCTAACTCAGCTAAGTACAGCTTTAGTCTCGATCTTGTGATGGTGGATGTGATCACCGATCCCACCTTTGTTCGGAAGTGGGAATCATCGATGTTGAACCTGGACCGGTTTCCTTCATGATAAATCAGCGAACAGGTACCTGGCCATATGATAAAGTCACATGTAAGAGTGGTGCTTTTAAAGATGTGTCAAGAGTAAGATACACCCTACCGTTCTTCAACTCACTATCCTTCAGAATGTAGACTGTTTTGTCTCCATTGCACTGTGCAAGACATTTATCAAAGTCTCTCTAGCGATGTCTGACAAATCAGTTCTAAACACTCGCAACTTGCCAACACTGTCTGTCGTAACCACTATGGGGCCTATGATATCACAGGAGTCCATCTCTACGTCTCTCAACTCTACGTTGTTTGAATAACATCTGCACGTAAACTCATATATGAAGTCATTTGATTGTGTCACTGCAGCTATGGTACCTATCGGTGCTATATTGACAGTTGTAATAGGGTGATCATGCGCGTGGAATGAGAAAGTATGAGAGTGTCTGAGTATGTAGTTCTCTTCTCGTTGTTCTTCGATTGTTGACTTTGTAGTAGAACCTGTCGGTTGTCCGATGGGCATCGTCTGTGTAACAGTACTCTCATGGCTAAACGTCATCGATTGTTGTTGACCATGTCT includes:
- the VPH2 gene encoding Vph2p (CAGL0K11594g~Ortholog(s) have role in vacuolar acidification, vacuolar proton-transporting V-type ATPase complex assembly and Vma12-Vma22 assembly complex, endoplasmic reticulum membrane localization) — encoded protein: MFEVAVGSALRRALESAVEAAVAAGDGDAKVRLLELIERGSVPCGELAELCRAWGSEVSVSEALSGLEFKFKDRETRKPSPEFQAQLARLRALQQEQEYQQIVKNRDLAITTESEATPAQINREIKEQVTTVFNIIISVISVVVAIWYWSRTSAGLAIHHRIFLCMFFGILVLVAEVVVYSSYLSKIEEAKASEKSKKEHKKLVQKYVF
- the OAC1 gene encoding Oac1p (CAGL0K11616g~Putative mitochondrial inner membrane transporter; gene is upregulated in azole-resistant strain), with amino-acid sequence MAKGEDKIQKSAAQKVSKFGSFTAGGLAACIAVTVTNPIEVVKIRMQLQGELMAANQRIYTNPFQAMGVVFRNEGIRGLQKGLVAAYIYQIALNGSRLGFYEPIRAVMNKTFYPDQESHKVQSVGINVFAGAASGIIGAVMGSPLFLVKTRLQSYSNAIKIGEQTHYTGVWNGLKTIYMTEGVKGLFRGIDAAILRTGAGSSVQLPIYNTAKNFLLRNDIMEDGPSLHLTASTISGLGVAVVMNPWDVILTRIYNQKGDLYKGPIDCLVKTVKIEGITALYKGFEAQVFRIGPHTILCLTFLEQTMKLVHAFESKVLGHN